One window of Thermocoleostomius sinensis A174 genomic DNA carries:
- a CDS encoding alpha/beta hydrolase, whose amino-acid sequence MSINFSRSPQTHVPACSSEASYVSNAATGAAALSLPQQTVNIARSRSDGRPRWSWKSAIGGLFVLLGCSMATPGFAAERLVVRVGPIRQSISVNTLESFAETGEVPEDLKLYSPLLSQPSVRKILLSRLQIDPNLGDKLVEDLLHSSAGERFLNTLQAAIPDADAEQIKTALSQAAQQPDGISFLGFLKAFPGQTVTVDVISAIALASQLNLPSWQSQTLSAVLDRELTVEGKPPKTTFDPSNPGPYWVWKQTMTLQDYKRERSIPVDLYWTRRRTEGPLVVISHGFGADRRFLGYLAYHLASYGLTVVAVEHPGSNVAWLTGELQQSGIKTGSVLPASEFIDRPKDVSFLLDRLERLNRFSRTLNGKFNTEKVVVIGHSLGGYTALSLAGTQLSLEHLRKFCNDPNPVMFSPADLIQCNAADLPDTPTDLGDSRVARVVLLNPVIGHLFDEKSLSQVKIPTLMLASTDDTITPAVSQQFLPFTQLRTSKYLLTAIGATHLSVGDPANLNRALSQSIFVRERQEDTESLRQLLQGVTLAFVQQLSPQAADYSPFLSPTYAQSFSTDSLKLRLNSELPPNFANWLKMAALPMEQLVASSLSRNRVALAPIGICRSESSCLFGSLPLVMFILSGSSPYRSYQFFKQASRRRSRNHKKS is encoded by the coding sequence ATGTCCATCAACTTTTCTCGATCGCCCCAGACTCATGTTCCTGCTTGCTCTTCTGAGGCTAGCTATGTAAGCAATGCAGCAACGGGCGCGGCTGCGTTGAGCCTACCTCAACAGACTGTAAACATCGCTCGATCGCGGTCAGATGGGCGACCCCGATGGTCTTGGAAATCGGCGATCGGTGGGCTATTTGTATTGCTAGGTTGCAGTATGGCAACCCCGGGTTTTGCTGCCGAACGGTTGGTGGTGCGGGTGGGCCCAATTCGCCAATCCATATCAGTCAATACCTTGGAATCTTTTGCCGAAACTGGCGAAGTGCCTGAAGATTTGAAGCTCTACTCGCCTCTGTTATCCCAACCCTCAGTTCGCAAGATTCTATTAAGTCGGCTACAAATTGATCCCAATCTGGGTGACAAATTGGTCGAGGATTTGCTGCATTCCTCGGCAGGCGAGCGGTTTCTCAATACCCTTCAAGCGGCTATCCCAGATGCCGATGCCGAACAGATTAAAACCGCCCTTAGTCAAGCTGCACAGCAACCCGATGGTATTAGTTTCTTGGGCTTTTTGAAGGCATTTCCAGGGCAAACCGTGACGGTGGATGTGATTTCGGCGATCGCGCTAGCGTCTCAGTTAAACCTACCCTCCTGGCAAAGCCAAACCCTGAGTGCGGTGCTTGATCGTGAACTGACCGTCGAAGGCAAACCACCCAAAACCACCTTTGATCCCAGTAACCCTGGCCCCTACTGGGTGTGGAAGCAGACCATGACGCTGCAAGATTACAAGCGGGAGCGCTCGATTCCCGTGGATTTGTATTGGACTCGCCGGCGCACAGAAGGGCCATTGGTGGTGATCTCCCACGGATTTGGGGCCGATCGTCGGTTTTTGGGCTATTTGGCCTATCACTTGGCGTCCTATGGGCTAACGGTGGTGGCAGTTGAACATCCAGGGAGTAATGTCGCCTGGCTGACGGGCGAATTGCAGCAGTCTGGCATCAAGACGGGCAGTGTGCTACCAGCCAGTGAGTTCATTGATCGCCCCAAAGATGTCAGTTTTTTGCTCGATCGCCTTGAGCGCTTAAACCGTTTTTCAAGAACACTGAACGGCAAATTCAACACCGAGAAAGTAGTTGTCATTGGACATTCGTTGGGAGGATACACAGCCCTATCGTTGGCTGGAACGCAACTTAGTTTGGAGCATTTGCGGAAATTTTGTAATGATCCAAACCCAGTCATGTTTTCGCCCGCCGATCTAATTCAGTGCAACGCCGCTGATTTACCAGATACTCCGACCGATTTGGGCGACTCGCGAGTGGCGCGGGTGGTGTTGCTCAATCCGGTGATTGGACATTTGTTTGATGAGAAAAGCTTGTCACAGGTCAAAATTCCAACCTTGATGTTGGCGTCTACCGATGACACCATTACCCCGGCGGTAAGCCAGCAGTTTCTCCCCTTTACTCAACTGCGCACCTCCAAATATTTGTTGACGGCGATCGGAGCTACCCATTTAAGCGTGGGTGATCCAGCCAATTTGAACCGAGCCTTGTCTCAAAGCATCTTTGTGCGAGAACGCCAAGAAGATACCGAATCGCTGCGTCAACTGCTGCAAGGGGTAACGTTGGCCTTTGTGCAACAACTTTCGCCGCAAGCCGCAGACTATAGTCCGTTTCTTTCTCCAACCTATGCTCAGTCGTTTTCGACCGACTCCTTGAAGCTGCGGTTGAATTCAGAGTTGCCTCCCAATTTTGCCAATTGGTTGAAAATGGCGGCGCTACCCATGGAGCAGCTTGTTGCCAGTTCCCTGTCTCGCAACCGGGTTGCCTTGGCTCCGATTGGCATCTGTCGCTCCGAGTCCAGTTGTCTGTTTGGCAGCTTGCCCCTAGTGATGTTTATTTTGTCGGGTAGTAGCCCCTACCGCAGCTATCAATTCTTCAAACAGGCATCTCGGCGGCGATCGCGAAATCATAAAAAATCCTAA